AATTCTTTTGTTGTCATTCCAACGACAGCTCTTGCCTTCATTTCTTCTCTCGCTAATGCTACGATACGGCCTATCTTTTTTAAAGCTTCTAATTCTTGTTCATTATTGATAATCATTTTACTGCTCCTGATTCTATTTAATAATTTGAATTTCTTTTATTATGCCATAATATTACTATGTTATAGTCTTTTAAGCACTTATACAAGTCAAAAAAGGCAGGATTAAACGCGAAGGTATAGAGACAAGAACGATTTTAAAAGACTAAGGCACTTAAAGATCTCCCCTAGTCTCTATTTAAATTATCTAATTTACTTACCCTTGAAATGTATAATGAACAGATGACTCTAATAATTTTTCGATTCTTACCTTATGATAGGGCATTAATTGATTTACCATTTGAAGATCCATCCATTTATGGCGGACGCGTAAAAGCAGATAAAGTTCAGACACAGAATGAAAATATAACATAGAGATATATTAAAATTTTTCAAACAATACAAAAAGCGTTCTTATAATAAAAAACGCTTTTTGTATTTTTAAATAAAAGACTGAACAATCACACCTTTTCCATCATTTACGTCTACTTCTGCAAATGCTCCATTAATTAGTGTAATTTGAGGTGGCAAATGCCCGCAATCGATATCGTAGATTATTGGGATTGCTAATTCTTCATTTAACTCATTATATACATCTTCTATTGAATAGTTATCTACTGTTTGATTTGCCACACTACGTCCAAATAAAATCCCAGAGCAATTTTCAAACCATCCTGCAAGTTTCATTTGTACTAAAGATCTTCGTAAATCTGTTGTATTCAATTCACAATTCTCGAAATACCAAATGATTGGTTCCTCTTCAATGTATTTACTTCTGAATAATTGAACATCTCCATAAGGGGTTCCGACAAGATGTCTAATCACATCAATACAGCCACCTAGCAATCTCCCTTTGATTTTCTCATCTTTATTCAATGTAGTTTTCCACTTTGTTTTTTCGGACAAATGAAATACATATGGTGTTGGATTTTCATGCTGCCATCTTGCTTGGAACAATTCGGATGAAGTTTGAGTGATGGAGTCACCGGATTTAGTTGCTAACACCTTCTGCCACATAGAAGTTGTTTCATCGGAATATTCTCCTCTTAAATCGATTAAATTCGTTCCATGTGCAGTGGCAATCCCTGTTGTTAAAGTAAATGCTAGTAAAATAATACTCGTATCAGAATATCCTAAAATCCATTTTTCTTTGTAGCTTTCGAATGCCAATTGATCAAGAATCTCGATTGCAAGCTCTCCACCCCACGGCGGAAAAATGAAATCTATTTTCTCATCATTCATCATTAAATTTAATTCATTTGCACGTTTGTTAGCATTCGCAGATTTTGCTTTGTCCTGCGTCCAAACGACCTCTCCACACTCCACTTTGTATCCGTCTCTTTCCATGCGGTTAATGGACTGCTTCATCAATTCGTGGAACTGCTCTTTTAAGCCTGATGATGGAGCGGTCACCCCTATCGTTGCACCACTTTTTAACACTGGATACTTAATCATTTTATCACCCATTTTCTTTTTGTTGATTCTAATAGTCTACGATTGGATATACAACAATAATATCTAAATTATGGATTTTACTAAATTACATACCATTTTCATTTTACTTTCATAAAACTTGTTTACATTATATTTAAATCCAGTAAGGAGGATTATGAAATGGAAATGATGAAACAAAAACAAATAAATAAAACAATAAACTCACCTATAGAAAATATGTTAAAAAAAGTTCCAGAGGTAACAATATTTTTTTGGATAACTAAATTATTAACGACTGGTATGGGTGAAGTATTTTCCGATTATATCGTAAAAACGTTAACGCCAGTAATAGGTGTTGCAGTAGCATTAATTGTCCTAATTCTGTCTTTAATTTTACAGTTTAAAGTCCGTAAATATATACCTAGTATTTATTGGTTAGTTGTTGTAATGATTAGTGTATTTGGTACCGTAGCCGCTGACGTTGTACACGTTGGTCTTGGGGTTCCATATGTGATCTCAACAGTATTTTTTGCAGTCTCGTTGGCAATTATTTTTATGATTTGGTATAAGATGGAGAAAACTCTTTCCATACACAGCATTTACACACGACGACGTGAAGTCTTATATTGGTCAGTTGTTATGGGAACTTTCGCTTTAGGAACTGCTGCTGGTGACATGACTGCATCAACAATGCATTTAGGCTATTTTTCATCAGGTATACTGTTCACAGTTTTATTAGCAATACCCGTTATCGGAAGAAAGTTCTTCAAGCTAAATGAAATTTTCTCTTTTTGGTTTGCTTACATTATGACGAGACCAGTTGGAGCATCATTTTCTGATTGGAGCTCTGTTTCTCAAAAGCACGGTGGACTTGGATTCGGTGGTGGACCGGTTACCCTAGTATTGTCGATTATCATCATTATTCTAGTTGGATATCTTTCTTTTTCAAAGAAGGATGTAAACAATGAACAAGAGGATATCTCCCAATCTACAATCGCATAGTAACTAAAAAAGAAAAGAGCTGATGTTGACTTACTGTCGCCAACAGCTCTTTTCTTTTATCTAAAATTAAACAAGATTGTGTATCGCAATCAATACCAATATAATTCCACTAATAATAGAACTAAATTGTCCAAGCGACCATCCCCCAATTTTCACATTGGCGACTTTTTTTCCTAAAAGGACGCCTAACCAGATTGCCAAAAAACTAAAAATACTGGCCGCTATCGATATTGCAAATGGTGAAAGACCAATTAATCCAACACCTAAACCGTTCGTAAGTGCATTCATTGAAACTGCAGTCCCTAGTATGATTGCTTCAAAACTACTTATATCTCCTGAATGGTCAACATCGGCTTTCTCCGGTGAACTTAAATAATTTGTAACGATATTTGAAACTGATTCGTCATCATTATTTATTATGTTCTGTTTATCTTTTCTAGGAAAAGTAAGTAGAACAATTCTAAGTCCAATTACCAGTAAAAAAAATGCACCGATGACATTCGAAAGTGTTCCTGGAAACACTTTTGAAATATATTGACCTGAAACAATACCTGCTTCACTGAAAATAAACGCTATAATTGAAATAATTAAATTCGCTACTAAACCAACCTTTATACCTCGAATTCCATAAGTTATTCCTACTCCAAAGTTATCAATACTAGATGAAAAGGCAAGAAATAAAACAGTGATCCAAATTGAATAATGCATAGTTTTTGCTCCTTACTTCATCCTTTTTCCGACAAAAGTTATTTGCCTAGCTTTTTATAACCTATGAAGAATTTATGAATAGTCAACTTGTTCAAAGTTTAAAAATTTACTAATAAAAAGATTATGAGAGTATAGACTTTTTAATAAACCTTATAAATATGCTTTGAAACAAAAAGAGGTAAATGAGCTTTTACTCATTTACCTCTTTTTTTCTATATACCGATTTAGATGTTAATATACTTAGTTCATATAATAATATTAATGGAATCGAGACTGAAATATGTGAAATAAAGTCTGGTGGTGAAATACAACATGCCACGATTACTAAGATAAAATATGCATATTTTCTCACTTTCTGTAAATAACTAGGCTTCACAATGCCGATTTTTGTTAAGAACATAATCACGACTGGCATATCAAAAAATGCAGCAAATGGAACGACTAGATTAAAAAGAAAAGAGAAATACTTATCAACAGTGTAGTTTTGTTCAAGCATACCTTGTCCCATTATAGTTAGGAATCTAAGGATATTAGGAAAAACAAAATAATAGCCAATAACTAATCCAAAAACAAACAGAAAAAATAACGCAGGTATATAAAATCCTATCCCTTTTTGTTCAGAAGGATGTAAACCTGGTTTAACAAATAGCCAAGTTTGCCAAGTTGCAACCGGTATCGTAAAAACAGCCGCAAAAACTGCAGATATCGAAAAATAGACCCATAATACATCCCCAGGACTTAGCACGACTAGTTTATCTGTTAAATCC
This genomic interval from Gottfriedia acidiceleris contains the following:
- a CDS encoding S66 family peptidase, with the protein product MIKYPVLKSGATIGVTAPSSGLKEQFHELMKQSINRMERDGYKVECGEVVWTQDKAKSANANKRANELNLMMNDEKIDFIFPPWGGELAIEILDQLAFESYKEKWILGYSDTSIILLAFTLTTGIATAHGTNLIDLRGEYSDETTSMWQKVLATKSGDSITQTSSELFQARWQHENPTPYVFHLSEKTKWKTTLNKDEKIKGRLLGGCIDVIRHLVGTPYGDVQLFRSKYIEEEPIIWYFENCELNTTDLRRSLVQMKLAGWFENCSGILFGRSVANQTVDNYSIEDVYNELNEELAIPIIYDIDCGHLPPQITLINGAFAEVDVNDGKGVIVQSFI
- the tatC gene encoding twin-arginine translocase subunit TatC; this translates as MNQEMEVVDHLEELRKKIIITAVTFIVLFIIGLVYVEPIYKFLTKDLTDKLVVLSPGDVLWVYFSISAVFAAVFTIPVATWQTWLFVKPGLHPSEQKGIGFYIPALFFLFVFGLVIGYYFVFPNILRFLTIMGQGMLEQNYTVDKYFSFLFNLVVPFAAFFDMPVVIMFLTKIGIVKPSYLQKVRKYAYFILVIVACCISPPDFISHISVSIPLILLYELSILTSKSVYRKKEVNE
- a CDS encoding COG4705 family protein, whose amino-acid sequence is MEMMKQKQINKTINSPIENMLKKVPEVTIFFWITKLLTTGMGEVFSDYIVKTLTPVIGVAVALIVLILSLILQFKVRKYIPSIYWLVVVMISVFGTVAADVVHVGLGVPYVISTVFFAVSLAIIFMIWYKMEKTLSIHSIYTRRREVLYWSVVMGTFALGTAAGDMTASTMHLGYFSSGILFTVLLAIPVIGRKFFKLNEIFSFWFAYIMTRPVGASFSDWSSVSQKHGGLGFGGGPVTLVLSIIIIILVGYLSFSKKDVNNEQEDISQSTIA
- the ytaF gene encoding sporulation membrane protein YtaF, producing MHYSIWITVLFLAFSSSIDNFGVGITYGIRGIKVGLVANLIISIIAFIFSEAGIVSGQYISKVFPGTLSNVIGAFFLLVIGLRIVLLTFPRKDKQNIINNDDESVSNIVTNYLSSPEKADVDHSGDISSFEAIILGTAVSMNALTNGLGVGLIGLSPFAISIAASIFSFLAIWLGVLLGKKVANVKIGGWSLGQFSSIISGIILVLIAIHNLV